One genomic window of Marinobacter adhaerens HP15 includes the following:
- the ispD gene encoding 2-C-methyl-D-erythritol 4-phosphate cytidylyltransferase produces the protein MPSPRLWLIVPAAGIGQRMQAEQPKQYLRIGERFILDITLSRLMDSAPFSGCMVPLHPADHWWPDTEASGDSRIQTCTGGSERAGSVLSALHAMAEQVKDDDWVLVHDAARPCLDTRDLSNLIDRLYSHPVGGLLASPVADTLKKAVTAELPEVIETVDRTGLWRALTPQMFRYRILVDSLEAALARDLPVTDESSAVEFSGNMPVVVEGRPDNIKITVPADLALAGFILSQF, from the coding sequence ATGCCTTCCCCGAGACTCTGGCTGATTGTTCCTGCCGCCGGCATCGGCCAGCGTATGCAGGCTGAGCAACCGAAACAGTACCTTCGGATTGGCGAGCGTTTCATTCTCGACATCACCCTTTCCCGACTCATGGATTCCGCGCCTTTTTCCGGCTGCATGGTGCCATTGCACCCGGCCGACCATTGGTGGCCGGATACCGAAGCCAGCGGCGATAGCCGAATCCAGACCTGTACCGGCGGTTCCGAAAGAGCTGGTTCGGTGTTGTCGGCGCTGCACGCCATGGCGGAACAGGTGAAAGATGACGACTGGGTTCTGGTGCACGATGCGGCGAGGCCCTGCCTTGATACCCGGGATCTTTCAAATCTGATTGACCGGCTCTACAGCCATCCTGTCGGGGGGCTGCTTGCCTCGCCGGTTGCCGACACTTTAAAGAAAGCCGTTACTGCTGAGCTTCCGGAAGTGATTGAGACCGTTGATCGCACGGGGTTGTGGCGGGCTCTGACGCCCCAGATGTTTCGCTATCGTATTCTTGTTGATTCTCTGGAGGCAGCTCTTGCCCGGGACCTTCCGGTGACCGATGAGTCCTCCGCGGTGGAGTTTTCCGGTAACATGCCGGTGGTGGTTGAAGGGCGGCCGGACAATATCAAGATCACCGTGCCCGCAGATCTGGCACTGGCAGGCTTCATTCTGAGCCAATTCTGA
- the ispF gene encoding 2-C-methyl-D-erythritol 2,4-cyclodiphosphate synthase: MRIGQGFDVHAFCEGDSVIIGGVSIPHSHGLKAHSDGDVLLHALADALLGAAALGDIGHFFPDTSDEWAGADSRDLLRRVVNRVQDEGFSVVNVDTTIIAQAPKMAPHIDAIRLNIAEDLGVPASRVSVKATTTEKLGFTGRGEGIACQAICLLEPVES; encoded by the coding sequence ATGCGTATTGGTCAGGGCTTCGATGTCCACGCCTTCTGCGAAGGCGACTCTGTGATTATTGGCGGCGTAAGCATTCCGCATTCCCACGGGCTCAAGGCTCATTCTGATGGTGATGTCCTGCTGCATGCGTTGGCAGATGCATTGCTGGGCGCTGCCGCGCTTGGCGACATCGGGCATTTCTTCCCGGATACCAGTGACGAGTGGGCAGGGGCCGACAGCAGGGACCTTTTGCGTCGGGTTGTGAACCGGGTCCAGGATGAGGGCTTCTCCGTCGTTAACGTGGATACCACAATCATTGCCCAGGCTCCCAAGATGGCACCCCATATCGATGCCATCCGTTTGAACATTGCCGAAGATCTGGGCGTGCCGGCCAGTCGTGTCAGCGTGAAAGCCACCACCACGGAAAAGCTGGGTTTTACGGGGCGCGGGGAAGGCATTGCCTGCCAGGCGATCTGCCTGCTTGAACCGGTGGAATCTTGA
- the truD gene encoding tRNA pseudouridine(13) synthase TruD yields MSSWRIDGPTSSGGRIASGRLKTAPGDFIVDELLELPESSPAVEGEVIAGIGEHLCLKLEKVGDNTEYVARELARIAGCRHFDVGFCGLKDRHAVTRQWFSLYRPGNEDQDTALIREIGLRWPVLAVSRQARKLRRGEHRGNGFTITLRAVSGEHQVIDRALERLGDIGAPNYFGPQRFGNDGANLDRAVHLDPATLNRRGRSGGKGRGGKKRAGSDGSKNVLYFSAARSWLFNEVLAARVDDGSWAEAGATGPLWGDGGTTASGPLETFERGIVEQTPELAALFSVTRMKPERRPLAVKPESLSWQWVAEDCLELAFFLSPGQYATTILSDIFELEDMSLGRHNEQQG; encoded by the coding sequence TTGAGCAGCTGGCGCATTGACGGGCCAACCTCCAGCGGCGGTCGTATTGCCTCTGGCCGCCTGAAAACCGCCCCGGGCGATTTCATTGTCGACGAATTGCTGGAGCTACCGGAGAGCAGCCCGGCCGTCGAGGGAGAGGTAATCGCAGGTATTGGCGAGCATCTTTGTTTGAAACTGGAGAAAGTGGGTGATAACACAGAGTATGTTGCCCGCGAATTGGCCAGGATCGCCGGGTGTCGTCACTTTGATGTCGGTTTCTGTGGGCTCAAGGATAGGCATGCTGTGACCCGCCAGTGGTTCAGTCTGTACCGTCCCGGAAACGAGGATCAGGACACCGCTCTGATCCGGGAGATTGGCCTACGCTGGCCGGTTCTGGCGGTTTCGCGGCAGGCGCGGAAATTGCGGCGCGGGGAGCACAGGGGTAATGGCTTCACGATTACCCTGAGGGCCGTCTCCGGTGAGCACCAGGTTATTGACCGAGCGCTGGAGCGTCTGGGCGATATTGGGGCTCCAAACTACTTTGGCCCCCAACGGTTTGGCAATGATGGCGCTAACCTTGACCGTGCGGTGCATCTCGATCCCGCTACCCTGAACCGACGTGGCCGGTCCGGCGGAAAAGGCCGGGGTGGCAAAAAGCGAGCTGGCAGCGACGGCTCGAAAAACGTATTGTATTTTTCGGCAGCGCGCTCCTGGCTGTTCAATGAGGTGCTGGCAGCTCGGGTAGACGATGGCAGCTGGGCCGAGGCAGGAGCGACAGGTCCACTGTGGGGTGACGGCGGCACCACCGCTTCCGGGCCCCTGGAAACCTTCGAGCGGGGCATTGTCGAGCAAACCCCGGAGTTGGCCGCCCTTTTTTCGGTCACCCGGATGAAACCGGAGCGAAGGCCATTGGCGGTAAAACCGGAGAGCCTCTCCTGGCAGTGGGTCGCTGAGGACTGTCTGGAGCTGGCGTTTTTTCTTTCGCCCGGCCAGTACGCGACAACGATTTTGAGTGATATTTTCGAGCTTGAGGACATGAGCCTCGGCCGACACAACGAACAACAAGGCTAG
- the surE gene encoding 5'/3'-nucleotidase SurE produces the protein MRILLSNDDGVHSPGLIALFDGLKGLGELEVVAPDRDHSGASNALTLNRPLTVEEHPNGFRSVDGTPTDCVHLAVNGLFREPFDRVVSGINTHANLGDDIIYSGTVAAATEGRHLGLPAIAVSLVNDGHFHYETAARVVRVLLENERPLVLGPRSILNVNVPDVPWEELAGIRVTRLGHRERAEGAVPMTCPRGKERYWIGAAGVGGDAGPGTDFNAVREGYVSVTPVHIDMTRHEALSRLRDWVDTLEVSLEGRG, from the coding sequence GTGCGTATTCTGTTGTCGAATGATGACGGCGTTCATTCACCGGGGCTCATAGCCCTGTTTGATGGCTTAAAAGGACTGGGTGAGCTTGAGGTCGTGGCGCCTGACCGGGATCACAGCGGCGCCAGTAACGCCCTGACGCTCAATCGCCCCCTGACGGTTGAGGAACATCCCAACGGTTTTCGTTCGGTCGATGGAACACCGACCGACTGCGTGCATCTGGCGGTGAACGGATTGTTCCGTGAGCCGTTCGACAGGGTGGTGTCGGGTATCAACACCCACGCCAACCTTGGCGACGACATTATCTACTCCGGTACCGTTGCAGCAGCAACCGAGGGGCGCCACCTCGGACTTCCTGCCATTGCCGTCTCCCTCGTCAACGATGGCCACTTTCACTACGAGACCGCCGCACGGGTTGTCCGGGTGCTGCTCGAGAACGAGCGTCCCCTGGTGCTGGGGCCTCGCTCCATTCTCAACGTGAATGTCCCGGATGTTCCCTGGGAGGAACTGGCTGGCATTCGGGTGACGCGCCTCGGCCACCGGGAACGGGCAGAGGGTGCCGTCCCGATGACCTGTCCTCGCGGCAAAGAGCGTTACTGGATCGGGGCGGCAGGTGTCGGCGGTGACGCCGGTCCCGGCACTGATTTCAATGCCGTACGTGAAGGTTATGTCTCGGTTACCCCGGTTCACATCGACATGACCCGGCATGAGGCGCTCTCACGGCTCCGGGATTGGGTCGATACCCTGGAGGTTTCGCTGGAGGGGCGGGGATGA
- a CDS encoding protein-L-isoaspartate(D-aspartate) O-methyltransferase, translating to MTAQLEGIGMTSRRTRMRLVQRLREAGIESDRVLEIMGEVPRHIFLDEALSHRAYEDTSLPIGYGQTLSQPYIVARMTELMLAHGPSRVLELGTGSGYQTSVLSRLFAEIYSVERIKALQDRARDRLRQLNARNVFLKHADGGMGWPERGPFDGIIVTAAPIEVPAELLAQLADGGVLIAPVGEENQVLVQVTRRGDRFDHKELEPVRFVPLLGGVVR from the coding sequence ATGACAGCGCAGCTCGAAGGCATCGGGATGACCTCCCGACGCACCCGGATGCGACTGGTTCAGCGCCTCAGGGAAGCCGGCATCGAGTCGGACCGGGTACTTGAGATTATGGGAGAGGTGCCACGGCACATTTTCCTGGATGAGGCGCTTTCCCATAGAGCCTACGAAGATACATCGCTACCGATTGGCTACGGCCAAACCTTGTCACAGCCCTACATAGTGGCCCGCATGACTGAATTAATGCTTGCCCACGGGCCCTCACGGGTCCTGGAGCTTGGCACCGGGTCCGGTTACCAGACCTCGGTGCTCTCCCGCCTGTTCGCCGAAATCTACAGCGTCGAGCGTATCAAGGCGCTTCAGGACAGGGCCCGGGACCGGTTGCGACAACTGAACGCCAGAAACGTGTTCCTGAAACATGCTGATGGTGGCATGGGCTGGCCTGAACGTGGCCCTTTCGACGGCATTATCGTGACCGCAGCACCCATTGAAGTTCCAGCCGAATTGCTCGCCCAACTGGCAGACGGTGGCGTGTTGATTGCCCCTGTCGGTGAGGAGAACCAGGTGCTGGTGCAGGTAACCCGGCGGGGAGATCGCTTTGATCACAAGGAGCTGGAACCGGTCCGGTTTGTGCCGCTTCTGGGCGGGGTTGTCCGATAA
- a CDS encoding DUF368 domain-containing protein, with protein MVDSSESKPILENDIARSHHPAAVFLRGIAMGAADIVPGVSGGTIAFITGIYFRLLEAINAVPGAVFHDLIRGRFSRFWHACDGTFLVALLAGVLTSIATLASGISYMLVAYPILIWSFFFGLIVASVWHVGRQVRHYKPALLVPLLFGIVIAWWITTLSASEVAPSTLAFFGAGALAICAMILPGISGSFILVIIGMYAPVLAAIKSLDAGILLLFMAGCVVGLLSIARLITWAFHHFHDLVLALLTGFMIGALNKVWPWKETLSWRTNSSGEQVPLNETSIWPSTFAEQAGQDPQVLFALLMAAAGFALVLLVEWLGSRHGEVAPSR; from the coding sequence ATGGTCGACTCTTCAGAAAGTAAACCAATCCTGGAAAACGATATTGCACGCAGCCACCACCCTGCAGCCGTGTTTCTTCGGGGAATCGCCATGGGTGCCGCTGATATCGTTCCAGGGGTTTCCGGTGGCACCATTGCCTTCATCACCGGTATCTATTTCCGCCTCCTGGAAGCTATCAACGCGGTTCCGGGAGCAGTTTTCCATGACTTGATTCGCGGCCGGTTCAGTCGGTTCTGGCACGCCTGTGACGGAACTTTTCTGGTCGCCTTGCTGGCGGGCGTCCTGACCAGTATTGCTACCCTGGCATCTGGGATCAGCTATATGCTGGTGGCCTACCCGATCCTGATCTGGAGCTTTTTCTTTGGATTGATCGTCGCTTCGGTGTGGCATGTCGGGCGTCAGGTGCGACACTACAAGCCCGCACTGCTGGTTCCGCTGTTGTTCGGCATTGTTATCGCGTGGTGGATAACCACCCTGTCTGCCAGCGAGGTCGCGCCTTCCACTCTGGCGTTCTTTGGTGCCGGCGCGCTGGCCATCTGCGCCATGATTCTTCCTGGCATCTCGGGCAGCTTTATCCTGGTGATTATTGGTATGTATGCGCCCGTGCTCGCCGCGATCAAATCGTTGGACGCGGGCATTCTGCTTCTGTTTATGGCAGGTTGCGTGGTGGGTCTTTTATCCATCGCCCGCCTGATCACCTGGGCGTTCCACCATTTTCATGATCTCGTGCTCGCCTTGCTCACCGGCTTCATGATTGGAGCGCTCAACAAGGTCTGGCCCTGGAAGGAGACTCTCAGTTGGCGTACCAACAGCTCCGGTGAACAAGTTCCTCTTAATGAGACGAGTATCTGGCCCTCTACCTTTGCGGAGCAGGCCGGCCAGGATCCCCAGGTGCTATTTGCCCTGCTCATGGCGGCGGCCGGTTTTGCCCTCGTTCTGCTGGTGGAGTGGCTCGGTTCCCGGCATGGAGAGGTCGCACCATCGAGGTGA
- a CDS encoding peptidoglycan DD-metalloendopeptidase family protein, translating into MRGLITAVSPASPRFPSGASEPDRPAKKVLASRLALLPLMVLLLLSGCNTPALYQDDIYNPPVYWGRHVVKPGETLYSIAWRYGRDYRELGDANGIGPPWNLKAGQVIRLDLRGNVTSGSQTTAAKKPSGSQPPRTASRASPPKQTAATAPKPAVTRAANKGAPLASQTQTVARIEWRWPHVGTVIAGYSTSGKVNKGIDIAGQAGDAVRAAATGNVVYAGNGLLGYGNLIIVNHNEHYLSAYAHNRKILVQEGEDVKAGQVIAELGSSGAERPMLHFEIRKNGNPVDPVHYLPPR; encoded by the coding sequence ATGCGTGGGCTCATCACTGCCGTTTCACCGGCGTCCCCGCGGTTCCCGTCCGGTGCCTCAGAGCCTGATCGCCCCGCGAAAAAGGTGCTGGCCAGCCGCCTTGCACTCCTGCCCCTCATGGTCCTGCTGTTACTTTCCGGCTGTAACACGCCGGCACTCTACCAGGACGACATTTACAATCCCCCGGTCTATTGGGGCCGCCACGTCGTCAAACCCGGCGAAACCCTTTACAGCATAGCCTGGCGGTATGGTCGGGACTACCGCGAGCTTGGCGACGCCAATGGCATTGGTCCGCCCTGGAATCTCAAAGCGGGTCAGGTGATTCGTCTGGATCTTCGCGGAAATGTAACCTCGGGCAGTCAGACTACAGCTGCCAAAAAGCCGTCTGGATCGCAACCGCCGAGAACGGCGAGTCGTGCTTCGCCTCCAAAACAGACAGCCGCCACGGCACCCAAACCTGCGGTGACGAGAGCGGCGAACAAGGGCGCGCCGCTCGCTTCCCAGACCCAGACCGTGGCCCGGATTGAATGGCGCTGGCCTCACGTTGGCACTGTAATTGCTGGATATTCAACATCCGGAAAAGTCAATAAAGGTATTGATATTGCCGGGCAAGCCGGGGATGCTGTAAGAGCTGCGGCCACCGGGAATGTGGTCTATGCCGGCAACGGGTTGCTTGGATACGGCAACCTGATTATCGTGAATCACAACGAGCACTATTTAAGTGCTTACGCTCATAACCGGAAGATTCTGGTGCAGGAAGGGGAGGATGTGAAAGCCGGGCAGGTGATCGCAGAGCTCGGTAGCAGTGGCGCTGAACGACCCATGTTGCATTTTGAGATTCGTAAAAATGGCAATCCGGTTGACCCAGTCCATTATCTGCCGCCGCGCTAA
- the rpoS gene encoding RNA polymerase sigma factor RpoS translates to MSAEQEDIIIDRVSDMDDAEDQLLAEEKVEKEPTEEVAEVEEDIPTQGRYFTSQKQLDATQLYLNEIGFSPLLTPEEEVYFARLARKGEESGRKRMIESNLRLVVKIARRYVNRGLTLLDLIEEGNLGLIRAVEKFDPERGFRFSTYATWWIRQTIERAIMNQTRTIRLPIHVVKELNLYLRAARELTQKLDHEPSAEEIARMVDKPVADVKRMLGLNERVASMDTPIGAGGEKSLLDTVADEGASDPADLLQDNNMCSCLEKWIDQLSDKQQEVLSRRFGLRGYPVSTLEEVGQEIGLTRERVRQIQVEALRRLREILEKEGLSGNLLFK, encoded by the coding sequence ATGTCAGCAGAGCAAGAAGACATCATCATTGATCGTGTATCGGACATGGACGATGCCGAGGATCAATTGTTAGCAGAAGAGAAAGTTGAAAAAGAGCCCACCGAAGAAGTGGCCGAAGTAGAAGAGGACATCCCCACCCAGGGACGTTATTTCACCAGTCAAAAGCAGCTGGATGCCACTCAGCTGTATCTCAACGAAATTGGTTTTTCCCCCCTGCTTACGCCGGAAGAAGAGGTCTATTTTGCCCGTCTGGCACGCAAGGGAGAGGAGTCCGGCCGCAAACGGATGATCGAGAGCAACCTTCGCCTTGTGGTGAAGATCGCACGACGTTACGTGAACCGGGGGCTGACCCTGCTGGACCTGATCGAAGAGGGCAACCTTGGCCTGATCAGGGCGGTGGAAAAGTTTGATCCGGAGCGGGGTTTCCGATTCTCCACCTACGCCACCTGGTGGATTCGCCAGACCATTGAGCGGGCCATCATGAATCAGACCCGCACCATCCGTCTGCCGATTCATGTGGTCAAGGAACTCAATCTGTATCTCCGTGCAGCGCGGGAACTGACCCAGAAACTGGATCATGAGCCCTCGGCGGAGGAAATCGCCAGAATGGTCGATAAACCCGTGGCCGACGTTAAGCGGATGTTGGGTCTCAATGAGCGCGTCGCTTCCATGGACACTCCCATTGGTGCCGGTGGCGAAAAGTCGCTTCTGGATACCGTAGCGGATGAAGGGGCTTCGGATCCGGCGGATCTCCTGCAGGACAACAATATGTGTTCCTGCCTGGAGAAGTGGATTGACCAGCTTAGCGACAAGCAGCAGGAAGTTCTGTCACGCCGTTTTGGTCTGCGGGGTTACCCGGTGAGCACGCTGGAGGAAGTCGGCCAGGAGATTGGTCTGACCCGTGAGCGAGTAAGACAGATCCAGGTCGAGGCGCTTCGTCGTCTTCGTGAGATCCTGGAGAAGGAAGGCCTGTCAGGAAACCTGCTGTTCAAGTAA
- a CDS encoding chalcone isomerase family protein, which translates to MKKALTTGFASLTLTALLSAPAAALTVEGVDVPDTYSAMDTELTLNGAGTRSKWFMDLYVGGLYVPETIDDGEAVINADEPQAITLHIISGMITSERMTEATLEGFEASTDGDMASIQEDVDQFMAVFQEEITEGDVFDLVYLPGEGVRVLKNGEQKDTVGDLAFKKALFGIWLSDKPAQKDLKEKMLGQR; encoded by the coding sequence ATGAAGAAGGCTCTTACAACCGGTTTTGCGTCTCTGACGCTGACGGCCCTGCTGTCTGCTCCAGCCGCCGCACTCACCGTGGAAGGTGTTGATGTTCCGGATACCTATTCCGCCATGGATACCGAACTCACGCTTAATGGCGCAGGTACCCGTTCCAAATGGTTCATGGACCTGTATGTCGGCGGTCTGTACGTTCCCGAGACCATCGACGATGGTGAGGCCGTGATTAACGCAGATGAGCCCCAGGCCATCACTCTGCACATTATCTCCGGCATGATTACCAGCGAACGCATGACAGAGGCCACCCTGGAAGGTTTCGAGGCCTCCACCGACGGCGACATGGCATCTATCCAGGAGGATGTGGACCAGTTTATGGCGGTCTTCCAGGAAGAAATCACCGAGGGTGACGTTTTCGATCTGGTGTACCTGCCGGGCGAAGGCGTGCGGGTCCTCAAGAACGGCGAGCAAAAGGACACGGTTGGCGACCTGGCCTTTAAAAAGGCCCTGTTCGGAATCTGGCTGTCCGATAAGCCGGCTCAGAAGGATCTGAAGGAAAAAATGCTGGGTCAGCGCTAA
- the nth gene encoding endonuclease III, whose amino-acid sequence MNKQKRIEIFTRLREANPNPTTELNYSSPFELLIAVILSAQATDVGVNKATDKLFPVANTPEAILALGVDGLKEYIKTIGLFNSKAENVIKTCRILIEKHGGQVPERREDLEALPGVGRKTANVVLNTAFGHMAMAVDTHIYRVSNRTGIAPGKNVLEVENRLMRLVPKEFLLDAHHWLILHGRYTCTARKPKCGACIIEDLCEFKQKRDYL is encoded by the coding sequence ATGAACAAACAGAAACGCATTGAGATCTTCACCCGCCTCAGGGAGGCCAACCCCAACCCGACCACCGAGCTGAACTATTCCAGCCCGTTCGAGCTGCTGATTGCCGTTATTCTTTCGGCCCAGGCCACGGATGTGGGTGTCAACAAGGCTACTGACAAGCTGTTCCCGGTCGCCAACACCCCAGAGGCCATCCTGGCCCTGGGAGTCGATGGCCTGAAGGAGTACATCAAGACCATTGGCCTGTTTAACAGCAAGGCCGAGAACGTGATCAAGACCTGTCGAATCCTGATTGAGAAACACGGCGGCCAAGTGCCGGAGCGGCGGGAGGATCTGGAGGCGTTGCCCGGGGTCGGTCGCAAAACCGCAAACGTGGTCTTGAACACCGCCTTCGGCCACATGGCCATGGCGGTGGACACTCACATCTATCGCGTGTCGAACCGCACCGGCATTGCGCCCGGCAAGAACGTTCTGGAGGTGGAGAACCGGTTGATGCGCCTGGTGCCAAAAGAGTTTCTGCTGGACGCGCACCACTGGCTCATTCTGCACGGGCGCTATACCTGTACCGCCCGCAAACCGAAATGCGGCGCCTGTATCATTGAGGACCTGTGCGAGTTCAAGCAGAAACGGGATTATCTCTGA
- a CDS encoding electron transport complex subunit E — MATKSSSEIIRDGLWDNNPALVQVLGLCPLLAVTSTVVNAIGLGLATLMVLMGSNLAVSLIRNFVSESVRLPAFVMIIASFVTCAELLMQAFTYELYLILGIFIPLIVTNCAILGRADAFASRNPPLPALLDGAMMGLGFLAVLVVLGGLRELIGQGTLFVDMHLLLGPVAADWVIRPFDNYPDMLFMILPPGAFIGLGLLIALKNGIDNYLEERRKAHEPAPVAAGSKRVRVTGNVS; from the coding sequence ATGGCAACCAAATCATCGAGCGAAATCATCCGCGACGGGCTCTGGGACAACAACCCGGCCCTCGTCCAGGTGCTTGGGCTCTGCCCGCTTCTGGCCGTGACCAGTACCGTTGTTAATGCCATCGGGCTTGGGCTGGCTACACTCATGGTGCTCATGGGGTCCAATCTTGCGGTGTCACTGATTCGCAATTTCGTAAGCGAGTCTGTGCGCCTGCCCGCATTCGTCATGATCATCGCTTCATTCGTAACCTGCGCCGAATTGCTCATGCAGGCCTTTACCTATGAGCTTTATCTGATTCTTGGCATCTTCATTCCACTGATCGTCACCAACTGCGCCATCCTCGGCCGGGCTGACGCTTTTGCTTCCAGAAATCCACCACTTCCGGCACTGCTGGATGGCGCCATGATGGGCCTTGGCTTTCTGGCGGTGCTGGTTGTTCTGGGCGGCCTTCGGGAACTTATCGGACAGGGCACCCTATTTGTGGACATGCACCTGCTGCTGGGCCCCGTTGCTGCCGACTGGGTGATCCGCCCCTTCGACAACTACCCGGATATGCTGTTCATGATTCTTCCGCCCGGCGCCTTTATCGGGCTAGGACTGCTGATCGCGCTCAAAAATGGTATCGACAACTATCTGGAAGAGCGCCGCAAGGCACATGAACCAGCGCCTGTAGCAGCAGGCAGCAAGCGGGTCCGGGTTACCGGGAACGTATCCTGA
- the rsxG gene encoding electron transport complex subunit RsxG — MAAVAQSIRRSAIGLGLFAVITGGTIAVTQVATEERIREQAARAEAQALYEIIPESRHNNDLLRDTVQLPASERLAQPGPLNVWVARQNEQPIGMIMPVVAPDGYSGKIHLLVGVDMTGTILGVRVTSHKETPGLGDQIETRKSDWIKSFDGRSLGKPPHREWNVKKNGGEFDQFTGATITPRAVVKAVQKALIYFRENRQIIRERLNEEPSPRDKILNPEAIAGESSNTEHS; from the coding sequence ATGGCTGCAGTTGCACAGTCCATCCGCCGCAGCGCCATCGGGCTCGGCCTGTTCGCCGTGATCACCGGCGGCACCATTGCCGTAACCCAGGTGGCCACGGAAGAGCGAATTCGTGAACAGGCCGCCCGCGCAGAGGCCCAGGCCCTGTATGAAATCATTCCCGAAAGCCGGCACAACAACGACCTGCTCAGGGATACGGTACAGTTGCCTGCCAGTGAGCGCCTGGCACAGCCCGGCCCTCTGAACGTCTGGGTAGCTCGACAGAACGAGCAGCCCATTGGCATGATAATGCCCGTGGTAGCACCCGACGGGTATTCCGGCAAGATTCATCTCCTCGTGGGAGTGGACATGACGGGGACCATTCTCGGAGTGAGGGTAACCAGTCACAAGGAAACGCCGGGGCTGGGAGACCAGATCGAAACCCGCAAATCCGACTGGATCAAGAGTTTCGATGGCCGCTCGCTGGGCAAACCACCGCACCGGGAGTGGAACGTTAAAAAGAATGGTGGAGAATTCGATCAGTTCACAGGCGCGACCATCACGCCAAGGGCTGTAGTGAAAGCGGTTCAGAAAGCGCTGATCTATTTTCGGGAAAACCGTCAGATTATCCGGGAGCGGCTCAACGAAGAGCCGTCACCGAGAGATAAGATCCTGAACCCTGAAGCGATTGCCGGCGAATCGTCCAATACGGAGCATTCCTGA
- the rsxD gene encoding electron transport complex subunit RsxD translates to MAFVQQSSPHAHKARPTSRVMLWVLIAALPGLLAQTLFFGWGNLINVVFCIALAIASEAALLKLRKKPVAFFIKDNTAAVTGLLLGLSLPQFAPWWVSAVAVISAIVVAKQLYGGLGSNPFNPAMVGYALVLVSFPVAMTTNWAEPAMLWDGAPGFGETLATIASGQQTAVDGWTMATPLDEYKHKITTHTATEVLNHPTFGEGIARGWEWVNAAFLAGGLLLIALRIITWHIPAGFLGGMIVMSLAFGNNADLYAPLSLHLLAGGTMLGAFFIATDPVSAATSHQGKLIYGAGIGILIYLIRTWGNYPDAVAFSVLLMNFAVPFIDHYTPPRTYGHHKARRGVPGSQG, encoded by the coding sequence GGCCCGGCCAACATCCCGCGTGATGTTGTGGGTTCTTATTGCGGCATTGCCTGGCCTGTTGGCCCAGACGCTATTCTTCGGCTGGGGCAACCTGATCAACGTGGTCTTCTGTATTGCCCTGGCGATCGCCTCTGAAGCTGCCCTGCTCAAGCTCAGAAAAAAGCCGGTCGCCTTCTTCATCAAAGACAATACGGCCGCCGTCACCGGCCTTCTGTTAGGTCTGTCGCTGCCACAATTTGCGCCCTGGTGGGTATCTGCGGTCGCAGTGATCTCGGCTATCGTTGTGGCCAAACAACTCTATGGCGGGCTGGGCTCAAATCCTTTCAACCCTGCCATGGTTGGTTACGCCCTGGTTCTGGTGTCTTTTCCGGTGGCGATGACGACGAACTGGGCAGAGCCCGCCATGCTCTGGGACGGTGCTCCGGGCTTTGGCGAGACCCTGGCAACCATAGCCTCCGGCCAGCAAACAGCGGTCGATGGCTGGACAATGGCAACGCCTCTTGACGAGTACAAACACAAGATCACCACCCACACAGCAACCGAGGTGCTGAACCACCCGACGTTTGGTGAGGGTATCGCCAGAGGCTGGGAATGGGTCAATGCGGCATTTCTGGCAGGAGGCCTTCTGCTCATCGCCCTGCGGATCATTACCTGGCACATTCCGGCAGGATTTCTTGGTGGGATGATCGTAATGAGCCTGGCCTTTGGCAACAATGCCGACCTCTATGCACCACTATCCCTGCATCTGCTTGCAGGCGGGACCATGCTCGGCGCCTTTTTTATCGCTACCGACCCGGTGTCAGCAGCTACGAGCCACCAGGGGAAACTCATCTATGGAGCGGGAATTGGCATTCTGATCTACCTGATCCGCACCTGGGGCAATTATCCCGACGCCGTGGCGTTCAGCGTTCTTCTGATGAATTTTGCCGTTCCTTTCATTGATCATTACACACCTCCACGCACTTATGGCCACCACAAGGCCCGTCGGGGTGTACCGGGGAGCCAGGGGTAA